The following DNA comes from Phormidium ambiguum IAM M-71.
TGGTGCTGATGCTTTAATTGAAACTTATTATCCTAAATTGCTCTTTGAAATGGGGCCTTTAGCAGTCGCGGGATTTTTAGCATTTGTAACTGTAATTACTTGGACAACTTTTAAACTATATCGCTCAGTTAAAGAGCCTAATTTACGCAGTTTTGCTGCTAGTTTTTGGGTATTTATATTAGTAATTAGTTACAATACTTATTGGTATCCTTTAGATACAGACCCAGTAGCAGTTTATTATTGGTTCATCATTGGTGTAATTATGAGGTTGCCAGAGATCGATCGGGAAGAACGCGCCAAACAATTACCAGAAGAACTGAATGACAAGAAAGGTAAAACGAAGAAACGAAGTAAATCGTAATTTCTTAAGCAAAATTTCCGTTTAAATTTCAACTCAACAAGTTTAACTAAAATTAAGGATCGCATTACAGGAAATACAAAATATGAATTTACCGACAATTTCCGTAGTTATTCCTACTTATGAACGTGAAGAAGCTTTGCGAGGAACGATCGCAGATGTTTTAAAACAAGATTACCCGAATTTTGAAGTTATTGTAGTCGATCAAACTAAAACCCATCAACCAGAAACTCAAACTTATTTAGAAGAGTTAGCTGCTGCCGGAAAAATTCGTTGGCATCGTTTAGATTGGGCGAGTTTACCAGGGGCAAGAAATTACGCAGTTCGCAGGGCAACCGGGGATATTATTTACTTTATTGATGATGATGTAGAAATGCCCGTTGATTGTTTAAAAAACCATGCTCAAAATTATGTAGAAAACCCGGAAATTGGCGCAGTAGCGGGCAGAGTTTTCGATCGCATGAAATTGGCAGATGCCCAAAGGGAAAAACCCGGAGATAATTACACAATTGAGTATTTACCTCCGCAAGCAATGGACCCTGGAATCGCTTGGTATTACATTGATTTAGTGCATACAACAAAACCCCAACAAGTGATTACCGCAAGAGGTTGTAATATGTCTTTTCGGCGGGAAATTTTCACCAAACATGGGTTGTATTTTGATGAAAGATTTCGCGGTAGTGCGGTGCGAGAAGAATCTGACTTTTGTTTAAGATTGCGAAAAACAGGTTATAAGATTTGGTACGATCCAGAGGCTTTTTTGGTACATTTGGGTGAAGAAACTGGTGGTTGTCATGATATCAGTACGCGATCGCTAAAATACCAGATGACTTTTTATCACAATCATTTCTTAATGGGAATGAAAAATCTCACAATTGACCAACAATTGAGATTATTTTATCGTTTATTTGACTGTCACGTACTAGGTCGTCCTCCCTGTCACAAAAGCGGTTCAGTGTTAAAAATTATTAGTCGTGCCGGATTTTATAGTTTGGGCTTTTTCAAAGCTTTAGGTACAGTACTTTCCTCTCTATGGAACGACGGTCAAATCTATAGTCGCCAGGATAGAGTTACCAGCAGTTAGTCTTAGTGTAAATTTACAACTTCACTAAAAAAAAGTCGCAATTATGGAAACCGAAATCAAAACAACACAAATGTTTTATGGGTTGCCCAATATCATAAAGTTATTAATTGTTTTATCTTTAGTATTGGGATTGTTTTTTCGATTTTATGCCTTAGATAAAAAAGTGTATTCCAATGATGAAACTTTTAGTACATTACTAATTTTTAACCATGATCTAAGTGAAATACTTAAGCAAAGTTTCGACGGCCCGGTTATTGGCATAGAAGATTTGCAAAAATATCAACAAATAAATACTCAAAAAACTCTCTATGAATCGCTAAAACAAATGTTAAGCAAACCTTATGTGTTTCCACCTGCGTATCCTATGTTAACGCGGCTGTGGACGGAGTTGTGGACGCAGTTTTTTAATAACCCAATGGCAATTCAAAGGAGTTTTTCTGCACTAATTAGTACGTTTGCCTTATTTTTTATTTATTGGCTATGCCAAGAATTATTCCAAAATAATATGGTGGCATGGATTACAGTTTCCCTAGTAGCTGTTTCCCCGTTCCACATCCAATATGCTCAGGTGGTAAGACCATATAGTTTATTGACAGCTGTAACTTTGCTCTCAAGCACTTGTCTTTTAAAAGCAATACGGCTGAACTCAAAATTGAGTTGGATGATATATATGCTTACTGTATTTCTTGGTCTTTATTCTAATTTACTTTTTGGCTTTGTGATAATTGCACACAGCGCCTATGTATTAATTATTAAAAATTTTAACTTAAAAGATCCAATAATAATATACTACTTAATAACTTTATTTGGGGGAGTTTTGTCTTTTATTCCTTGGTTTTTGATGTTTATTTTGGCTCCGTCCAATTTATTTGCATATTCAGTGGAACAGGTGGTACACAGCTTGCCTCTACCATCTCTGATCGTAATTTGGATAAGAAATATAGTAGGTATATTTTTTGATGTCTACGATCCCTGGATAGAGTTTACTAAAGCTTTTAAAATTTTAGGAATTTTATCTCCTCTAATCTTTTTAATAGTGAGCTTTTCAATTTACTTAATTTTTCGCAAAACCACCAAAGAGGTTTGGTTATTCATTTTTACTTTAGTCGGGTTTACCGGAGTAATTTTTATTATTACAGATTTAATGTTTGGAGGCTCTGTATCAACAAGAATTCGATATTTAACCCCTTCCGTTTTAGGTATAGAGATTGCAGTTGCTTACTTAATTTATAGTCAGTTAATAGCAAATTCATATTTACAAAGAAAACTTGGTAAAGTACTTTTTTTAGTATTGATGTTAAGCGGCATCATATCTTGTGGAGTTATTTCGCAAGCAGAATCATGGTCGGCTTTTGGTAGTCCAAGCTATCCTATAATAGCTCGTACAATCAACCAATCAACTCGTCCTTTAGTGATTGCTGATAATTTAGGCCGAGCATTAACGCTGAGCTATTTACTCGATTCAAAAGTAAGTTTTCAGCTACTTCGTCAACCAAAGACAGTAAAAATAGATGATAATTATAGCGATGTGTTTTTATTAGAAACTTCGGAAAATTTAAATCGAAGATTTGAGAAAGAAGAAAACTACCAAAGAAAAGTTATTTCCAAATTTTCAAGGAACTCGCCGAAAATCAGTAATGTTTGGCGATTGGAAAAAGACCAAAAACTACTAGAACTAAAAATCTAATAGCAAAGCAGAAATTACGAGATATTTACCATGAGAATTCTAGTTGCTAGTCATACTTATATTGTTGACCTGAACCGCGAGAAATTAAGAGAATTATCTCGCCTAGAATCAGGAATTGAAGTAACAGTAGTTACACCGCGAATTTGGCAACCTGGAGGGGTGCAAAATAAAGTAATTGAAACTCAACCTTTAGAAGAAGGTTCTTTTCGAGTAGTGCCAATTTCTAACTTTAGCAAAAATAACCAAGGTTTATTAACTTTTGGAGCAGATTTGATTTCTTTACTGCGTCAATTTAAACCAAATATTATTCAAGTTGAACAAGGTTCTAAAGCGTTAGCTTATGCCGAATTTATTACTTTAAATAAACTGCTGGGATTAAAAGCAAAAAATGTCTTTTTTACTTGGTGGAATTTGCCTTATAACTTAAAATTTCCTATTTCATTACTTGAATCCTATAATCTTAGTAATACTGATGGAATTGTTGTTGGAAATAAAGACGGGGTAGAAATTTTACGAGAAAGAGGCTACAAAGGGCCGATGGTAATTATGCCCCAACTCGGTGTTGATGAAAGTTTATTTAAACCGCAAACTCAACCGGAATTAGCTAGTCAATTAGGCATTCAACAAAGTGATTTTGTCGTAGGTTTTGTCGGTAGATTTGTTGAAGAAAAAGGGTTACTTACTTTAGTAGAAGCTTTAGCGGGTTTATCAGAAAAGCCTTGGAAGTTGTTATTACTAGGACGTGGCCCTTTACAGTCAAGTTTGTTGGAACTAGCCGCAGAAAAAGGAATTAAAGAAAGGTTGATTTTGGTGGAAAGTGTGCCGCACGATCGCGTTTATCAATACATCAATTTAATGCACGCTTTAGTATTGCCTTCCCAAACAACTTATCAATTTAAAACTTTAACGGCGGCTGGTTGGAAAGAACAATTTGGTCATGTTTTAATTGAAGCAATGGCTTGTAAAGTTACGGTGATTGGTTCGGATTCGGGAGAAATTCCTAATGTTATTGATAACGCAGGTTTAGTATTTCCCGAAGGTAATGTTGCCGAGTTACGTAAATGTTTAATGCAACTAATGGAAAATCCAGAATTAAGCGATAAATTGGCTAATTTGGGTTATGAAAGGGCTATGAAACAATACACAAATAAAGCTTTAGCCAAGCAATTATTAGATTTTTATAAGCAAATAACTGACAAAAATTAAATGCGAATTCTGCAAATTATTCCTTCTGTTTCCCTAGTTTATGGTGGCCCTAGTCAAATGGTTTTGGGCTTATCTTCTGCTTTAGCTAAAGCAGGAATTGAAGTAACAATTCTTACTACTAATAGTAACGGAGATGCTGGACAACCGCCTTTAGATGTTCCTTTAAATTGTCCGGTAGAACAAGATGGTTATCAGATTCGTTACTTTCGTTGTTCCCCTTTTCGCAGATATAAATTTTCTTTGGATTTGCTGCAATGGTTAAATAGTAATGCTAAAAATTATGATTTGGCGCATATTCATGCTTTATTTTCTCCTGTATGTTCCTTAGCAGCAACCGTTGCCAGAATGCAAAAATTACCTTACATTTTGCGCCCTTTGGGAACTCTCGATCCTGCTGATTTACGTAAGAAAAAGTTACTCAAACAACTTTACGCCGCATTGTTAGAAAAACCGAATATAGCTGGATCATCTGCGATTCATTTTACTAGTTTGGAAGAAGCTAAAGTTTCGGAAAGATTTGGGGTCAAAACTAAGGATTTAGTGCTTCCTTTAGGGGTGAATTTACCAAAGCAGGAAAAAGAAGGAACAGAATTTGCTAATTTGCCATCTCCGGTAATTTTATTTATGTCTAGAGTCGATCCGAAAAAAGGGTTAGATTTACTAATTCCGGCTTTACAAAATTTGGCAAACTCAGGGATAAATTTTCATTTTGTGTTAGCAGGATCGAATCCGCAAGATCCAGAGTATGAAGAAAAAATTCGATCGCAAATCTCCACCACACTACCAGGCAACGTCACAATAACAGGTTTTGTTACTGGCGATCGCAAACTCGCATTACTCCAAAAAGCCGACTTATTCGTATTGCCGTCTTATTATGAAAACTTTGGTATTGCTGTAGCTGAAGCAATGGCAGCGGGAACACCAGTTTGTATAACTCGTGGAGTTTATATTTGGGAAGATATTCTCGCTGCGGAAGCTGGCTGGGTATGCGATCGAACAGTAGAATCTCTAACAGAAACATTGCGATTAGCACTTCAGGATTCAATCGAAATGAAACGCCGAGGATTAAATGCAAAACAGTTAACAATTAAAAATTATAGTTGGCAAGCAATAGCCGATCAAACAATCCAAGCTTATCAACAAATAATCTCTTCCTCATCCAATTAAATTCTCTATTTTCATCTGTGTTTATCTGTGGATATCTGTGTTTAAAAAATCCTCCTTATCTTCTCTCTGTGTCCTCTGCGTCTCTGCGGTTCAAAAAAATCTCCAAATCTAACGCTTGAAAATGTAATTCAAATACTGCAAAATAGCAACTAAAATTGTGACACTTAACGCTAAAATCAACCAAAAACTATTAGCAAATACAGCATTTTGATCCATTGCCCAACCGCCTAATGGAGGGCCGATCGCATAACCAATAGCCCAACAAAGAGAATTAATAGAAAGGTAAACCCCCCGTAAAGAAGCAGGGGCAATATCTGCCACAAAAGCGGCTGCCGAAGGAGTATAAGAAACAGTAGCGATCGCAAATATTCCCATTGCTAACACTGCCCAAATTAATTGTAATTCTGGAACTCCACCAATCAACCAAACAAAACTAAAACCAATACTCCAAAACAAACCAGAAATCATTAAAGCATGGGGATGATTAAAGCGTTTGAGAAAGCGAGATACAGGAATCATGGTAAAAATCGCAAATACCATGTGCCAACTGAAAAGCAAACTAATAACTTGAGAAGAAAATCTCGCGCCAAAATACAAACCAATAGTGCTATGTAATTGAGAAATGTATGTAGTAAACAGGATATTGACAGCAACAAAAACTATAAGTAAGCGATCGCTTAAAGCAGTTTGCCAAGAATGTGGTAAAAATAGCCAACTTTTCCTTGTGGTTGTCAAAATTTCGTCATTACCTGTGTAAGTTTCTTTGATTACTAAATAAACTACAGCAAAGAAAACAATAAAAGAAATGCCATCAATAATAAAAAGCGGTCGATAATTACTAGTAAAGCTAATTAAAATACCTCCTAAAATAATTCCCAACCCTAAACCAAGGTTATCGGCTAACCTCACCACAGCATAAGCTTCTTGCCGTACTTGACCTTCGGTTAAATCTGCTACTGCGGCTTCTGTTGCAGGCCAATATAAACCAATCCCAAATCCTCCTAATAAATTCGCTAAAACAAAGGTAGAAAAGTTATTTGTTGCTGCCAAAGCAAAAGAAGATATGGTCGAAATTGCGGCTGAAAGTAACAAAGTCCGACGACGACCCCAAAATTGAGAATCACTCAATGAACCACCAATAATTCGCCCGAAAACGCCGGAAATAGAAGCACTTCCTAAACCCAACCCGACTTCGGTAGCTGATAAACCAACACCTTTAGCAAAAAAAATTGGTGCATAAAAAAGTGTAAAACCAGTGCCAACTTCAGATAAAAATCTACCTGTTGCCAAAATCCAAATTTGGGGATTTAGTTGGGGAAACCAATCACGTAATTTAGTCGGTAAAAAAGATTTCATTGGTGAAAATATCTGAAAATAAAACAACTTTTTGGCTAGTATTACTCAAATAGAGTGCTAAACCCTGATATCCTATTTGGCAACAAAGTGAATTTCTTTGAAGTCTAAGCTTATACTGACTACGCAACGGATTGGTTACACACATGAAACTTTTTCACCAATCAATCACAATTTTAGGTATTGTCACTCTACTGGGTGGCATCTCTTGTTTAGATGTTACTGCACAAACAAAACCTGCCCCGACAGAATCTAAGCCAACCCAGGAAGAGTCAGAAAAACCTGCTGCTGATACAGAGAAACCAACTTCTGGAGAGTCGGAAAAGCCTACGCCTTCTTCTGGTTCTACGCCTGGAAGAACTCAAGTAGTTCCGGCTAAACCAGAAGTTCCTGAAGGTTCGACTCCTGGTACGCCCACGCCAACTCCAACTCCAACGACAACACCAACACCAACGACAACGCCAACTCCAGGCGAAACTCCACCAGCAGTTCCGACTCCGGGTAATACCCAGACAACTCCCAAACCTGGGGAAACACAAATGTCTGCGGAGGATTACTATCGTCAGGGTTCGGTTAAGGCGGATCAACGTAAATACCAAGAAGCGATCGCAGATTATACTCAGGCTATCAAGTTAAAACCTGATTATGCCGATGCTTATGTCAAGCGCGGGATTGCCTACTACTTTTTAAAAGATTACCAAAAGGCGATCGACGATAGCACCGCAGCATTGAAAATCGATCCAAATCATGCTAGAGCTTTAACTAATCGCGGGAATGCTTATGATGATTTAGGTCAACATGAAAAAGCCATCGCTGATTACAATGAAGCCGCACGCATTGACCCTAAAGATGCCAAAGTCTTTTACAATCGGGGCATTGCTCACAATAGAATGAAAGACGATAAAGCAGCGATTCAAGATTATACTCAGGCAATCCAACTGAGGGCAGATTTTGCTGAAGCATTTTTTAATCGTGGTGTGAGTTATTACAATATTAAAGATAATCAAGCCGCAATTAAGGATTTTCAGCAAGCAGCAGAACTGTTTAAACAACAGGGAAATACTAAATCTGCTACTCAAGCACAAGAGGCAGTGCGATCGCTTCAACAACTGCGTCCACAAACTCGTAACTAAAGAAAAATTAAGAGGGGAACAGGCAACAGGGAAAAGAAAAACTGTTTCCTGTTCCCTTGTTTAGTGAAAAATTAAAAAATGAAGCAAAATTTTCGGTTTTTATTTTTCATTTTGTATGTTTAATTTAGGTAATATTTCTCTAGAGGTCATTATGGCTAAATTTTTATTTGTTACCGACTTGGATAACACCTTAGTCGGCGACGATCAAGCCTTAGAAGAACTTAATAAAAAGTTAAAACAACATCGTCAAGAATATGATACGAAAATTGTTTACACTACAGGACGATCGCTCACTCTTTACCACAAACTCACTGAAGAAAAACATTTGTTAGTTCCAGATGCTTTAGTTACTGCCGTAGGCACAGAAATTTATTTCGATCTTGATGATGGCCCCGATCCTACTTGGACAGAACAAATGGCGATCGGTTGGGATCGAGAATTAGTAATTAACACTGCTTCTCATTTTGCTGATTTAACTCCCCAACCAGAAACAGAACAACGCCCTTTTAAAGTTAGTTATTTTCTCGCAGAAGTTGTAGCAGCGGATGTACTTTCTGAGTTAGAAGATTTATTACAAAAACGCGGCTTAAATGTCAGATTAATTTACAGTGGCGGCAAAGATTTAGACATTATCCCTAAACGGGGGAACAAAGGTTCCGCAATGCAATTTTTGCGGGAAAAGTGGGAAATTACTCCCAGCCAAACCGTAGTTTGTGGTGATTCAGGAAATGATATTGCTTTGTTTAGTGTCGATCAAGAAAAAGGCATAATAGTGGGTAACGCCCAACCAGAATTATTGCGCTGGTTTGAAATTAATCCCGCTAATTATCGTTATTTAGCTAAATCACATTATGCGGCGGGAATTTTGGAAGGATTATATTATTTTGGCTTTTTTGAATGATTGCCTATCTTAAAGGAACGATCGCCAGCATTTATAAAGTTAGTGGCAATCGCTGGACGCTAATTTTAGAGGTAAATTCTCTAGCTTATGAATTACAAGTTCCCTCTAATTTAGTTCAGCAATTGCCGGAAATTGGCGCAACAGCCCAAATTTTTACTCATTTTCTCATCAGAGAAGACCAAGCAATTTTATATGGTTTTGGTTCTACAGCGGAAAGAGATTTGTTTCGCCAATTAATTAGTGTTAGTGGAATTGGTGCCGCTTTAGCGATCGCACTTTTAGATACACTAGGATTACCAGATTTAGTCCAAGCAATTGTTACAGGTAATATTCGCGCTTTAGCAAAAACTCCCGGCGTAGGGAACAAAACCGCCGAACGGATTGCGTTAGAATTAAAAACTAAACTATCTCAATGGCGTACTGAAACCGGGCTTTCTCAATCTATTCCTTCAGGGCCTTCAGCAGCAATAATAGAAGACGTAGAAATGACTTTGTTAGCTTTAGGTTACACTCACAATGAAGTATCAAAAGCCATAAAAGCAGTTAGTGAAGATAGTTTAATTGCTAAAAGTAAGAATGCCGAAGATTGGATTAGAAGTGCGATCGCTTGGTTAAGTCAAGAAGTTGGCTAAAATTGCTCAATTCCTCTCTTTCTTTAGAAAGATAACAAACAAACCGAACTTATCTCTTGCGACCGATTCAAGAAATGAGATTTAAATTAGAGAATACCCATGTAAGCATTCTCTAACGAAATAATTACTACTATGAGCAATTTCATCGAATTTAAATTATTTGCTCCCTATAACAAAGGTGTAGCTTTAATCGGTAACTTTTCTAATTGGGAAGAAATCCCAATGGAAAAAGGCAAAGATGGTTTCTTTCGCACTAAAGTAGAACTCAAAGATGGAACTTATCATTATAAATTTCGAGTCCAATCTAAATCATGGTTTTTTGAACCAGACCAATGGGTAGATATCGTCGATCCTTACGCCACAGACATAGATGATGCTACACAAAACGGGGTAATTCGGATTAAAGATGGCGAAAAAATTGTTGATACTTATGTGTGGAAACATGATGACAAACCATTACCCCCAGATAATGCCTTAGTAATTTATGAAGTGCACGTAGCAGACTTTTCCGGTGGCGAACCAGACCGTTATGTTAGGGGTAAATATAAGCACGTAATTGAAAAATTAGATTACCTTTGTGAATTGGGAATTAATGCGATCGAACTAATGCCAGTTAAAGAATATCCCGGCGATTATAGCTGGGGATATAACCCTCGTTACTTCTTTGCCACAGAATCTAGTTATGGTACAACCGCAGAACTAAAAGCCTTAATTGATGAATGCCATGCTAGAGGAATTAGAGTGTTTATGGACGGGATTTATAACCACTCCGAAGCATCAAGTCCATTAACTCAAATTGACCACGATTATTGGTATCATCATGAACCCCGCGACCCCGATAATAACTGGGGCCCAGAATTTAATTACGAACATTATGACGAAAATTACCAATGTTATCCCGCCCGTTGGTTTATTGGTGATGTAGTCAGATTTTGGATTCAAGAATATCATATTGACGGCGTTCGTTACGACGCAGCCAGACAAATTGCCAACTATGATTTCATGCACTGGATTACTCAAGAAGCGAAAAAAACCGCAGGTGCAAAACCATTTATTAACATTGCCGAACACATCCCCGAAACTACCAGTATTACCAATATAGACGGCCCGATGGACTCTTGTTGGCATGATAGTTTTCGCGCTTGTATTGTTGAACATATTTGTGGCGATACATTCGATTTAGAACGTCTCAAAGATGCTTTAGATTGCAAACGCCAAGGTTTTATGGGAGCAACAAATGTTGTTAATTACCTCACCAATCATGACCACAATCACGTACTTGCAGAATTAGCAGACCGAGAAATTTTTGATGAAGCAGCATTTAAACGCAGAAAATTAGGTGCAGTTTTAGTCATGACTGCTGTGGGAATTCCTTTGTTGTGGATGGGAGAAGAATTTGGTGAATACAAATACAAAACTATTGAACCCGCAAAAATTGATTGGGGTTTATTAGGTAACGAATCAAACCAAAACTTATTTAATTACATGAAAGGTCTGATTCATTTACGCAAAAATAATCATGCTCTTTATACTGAAAACATCGACTTTTTCTATGAAAATGCCGATGATAAAGTATTAGCTTTCTGTCGTTGGAATGATGAAGGTTCTCGCGTAGTCGTTGTCGCCAATTTCTCGGATAATTTCCTCGCTGATTACCAAATTCCGAACTTCCCAGCTACCGGAACTTGGCACGAATGGAGTTATGATTACGATGTAGAAGTTGGTGACAATGGTTTAGTTACCGATTTAGGTGAATACGAAGCAAAAGTCTTTGTTTGGCATTAACCGCAACTAAGTTCGTTGTCAGCATGGCAGTACTTACGTGCGAAAGCATTGACAACGAACTTACGATCGCTCAAGAAGCTGTGATAATATAGTAGACTGCTGAATTAAAAAAAATAGATTTCATTCATGGCCCTGACTCAAGAGCGTAAACACCAAATAATTACTGATTACCAAGTCCACGAAACCGATACAGGTTCCGCAGAAGTTCAAATTGCTATGCTGACGGAACGAATCAACCGCCTCAGCGAACACCTTAAAGGTAATCAAAAAGACCATTCCTCCAGAAGAGGATTGTTAAAACTGATCGGTCAACGGAAACGCCTGTTGTCATACATCAA
Coding sequences within:
- a CDS encoding MFS transporter, giving the protein MKSFLPTKLRDWFPQLNPQIWILATGRFLSEVGTGFTLFYAPIFFAKGVGLSATEVGLGLGSASISGVFGRIIGGSLSDSQFWGRRRTLLLSAAISTISSFALAATNNFSTFVLANLLGGFGIGLYWPATEAAVADLTEGQVRQEAYAVVRLADNLGLGLGIILGGILISFTSNYRPLFIIDGISFIVFFAVVYLVIKETYTGNDEILTTTRKSWLFLPHSWQTALSDRLLIVFVAVNILFTTYISQLHSTIGLYFGARFSSQVISLLFSWHMVFAIFTMIPVSRFLKRFNHPHALMISGLFWSIGFSFVWLIGGVPELQLIWAVLAMGIFAIATVSYTPSAAAFVADIAPASLRGVYLSINSLCWAIGYAIGPPLGGWAMDQNAVFANSFWLILALSVTILVAILQYLNYIFKR
- the hpsP gene encoding hormogonium polysaccharide biosynthesis glycosyltransferase HpsP yields the protein MRILQIIPSVSLVYGGPSQMVLGLSSALAKAGIEVTILTTNSNGDAGQPPLDVPLNCPVEQDGYQIRYFRCSPFRRYKFSLDLLQWLNSNAKNYDLAHIHALFSPVCSLAATVARMQKLPYILRPLGTLDPADLRKKKLLKQLYAALLEKPNIAGSSAIHFTSLEEAKVSERFGVKTKDLVLPLGVNLPKQEKEGTEFANLPSPVILFMSRVDPKKGLDLLIPALQNLANSGINFHFVLAGSNPQDPEYEEKIRSQISTTLPGNVTITGFVTGDRKLALLQKADLFVLPSYYENFGIAVAEAMAAGTPVCITRGVYIWEDILAAEAGWVCDRTVESLTETLRLALQDSIEMKRRGLNAKQLTIKNYSWQAIADQTIQAYQQIISSSSN
- a CDS encoding sucrose-phosphate phosphatase — its product is MAKFLFVTDLDNTLVGDDQALEELNKKLKQHRQEYDTKIVYTTGRSLTLYHKLTEEKHLLVPDALVTAVGTEIYFDLDDGPDPTWTEQMAIGWDRELVINTASHFADLTPQPETEQRPFKVSYFLAEVVAADVLSELEDLLQKRGLNVRLIYSGGKDLDIIPKRGNKGSAMQFLREKWEITPSQTVVCGDSGNDIALFSVDQEKGIIVGNAQPELLRWFEINPANYRYLAKSHYAAGILEGLYYFGFFE
- the rpsO gene encoding 30S ribosomal protein S15: MALTQERKHQIITDYQVHETDTGSAEVQIAMLTERINRLSEHLKGNQKDHSSRRGLLKLIGQRKRLLSYINKQDRERYQALIGRLGIRG
- the hpsN gene encoding hormogonium polysaccharide biosynthesis glycosyltransferase HpsN, whose protein sequence is MNLPTISVVIPTYEREEALRGTIADVLKQDYPNFEVIVVDQTKTHQPETQTYLEELAAAGKIRWHRLDWASLPGARNYAVRRATGDIIYFIDDDVEMPVDCLKNHAQNYVENPEIGAVAGRVFDRMKLADAQREKPGDNYTIEYLPPQAMDPGIAWYYIDLVHTTKPQQVITARGCNMSFRREIFTKHGLYFDERFRGSAVREESDFCLRLRKTGYKIWYDPEAFLVHLGEETGGCHDISTRSLKYQMTFYHNHFLMGMKNLTIDQQLRLFYRLFDCHVLGRPPCHKSGSVLKIISRAGFYSLGFFKALGTVLSSLWNDGQIYSRQDRVTSS
- the hpsO gene encoding hormogonium polysaccharide biosynthesis glycosyltransferase HpsO → MRILVASHTYIVDLNREKLRELSRLESGIEVTVVTPRIWQPGGVQNKVIETQPLEEGSFRVVPISNFSKNNQGLLTFGADLISLLRQFKPNIIQVEQGSKALAYAEFITLNKLLGLKAKNVFFTWWNLPYNLKFPISLLESYNLSNTDGIVVGNKDGVEILRERGYKGPMVIMPQLGVDESLFKPQTQPELASQLGIQQSDFVVGFVGRFVEEKGLLTLVEALAGLSEKPWKLLLLGRGPLQSSLLELAAEKGIKERLILVESVPHDRVYQYINLMHALVLPSQTTYQFKTLTAAGWKEQFGHVLIEAMACKVTVIGSDSGEIPNVIDNAGLVFPEGNVAELRKCLMQLMENPELSDKLANLGYERAMKQYTNKALAKQLLDFYKQITDKN
- the ruvA gene encoding Holliday junction branch migration protein RuvA, whose protein sequence is MIAYLKGTIASIYKVSGNRWTLILEVNSLAYELQVPSNLVQQLPEIGATAQIFTHFLIREDQAILYGFGSTAERDLFRQLISVSGIGAALAIALLDTLGLPDLVQAIVTGNIRALAKTPGVGNKTAERIALELKTKLSQWRTETGLSQSIPSGPSAAIIEDVEMTLLALGYTHNEVSKAIKAVSEDSLIAKSKNAEDWIRSAIAWLSQEVG
- a CDS encoding tetratricopeptide repeat protein — encoded protein: MKLFHQSITILGIVTLLGGISCLDVTAQTKPAPTESKPTQEESEKPAADTEKPTSGESEKPTPSSGSTPGRTQVVPAKPEVPEGSTPGTPTPTPTPTTTPTPTTTPTPGETPPAVPTPGNTQTTPKPGETQMSAEDYYRQGSVKADQRKYQEAIADYTQAIKLKPDYADAYVKRGIAYYFLKDYQKAIDDSTAALKIDPNHARALTNRGNAYDDLGQHEKAIADYNEAARIDPKDAKVFYNRGIAHNRMKDDKAAIQDYTQAIQLRADFAEAFFNRGVSYYNIKDNQAAIKDFQQAAELFKQQGNTKSATQAQEAVRSLQQLRPQTRN
- a CDS encoding alpha-amylase family glycosyl hydrolase encodes the protein MSNFIEFKLFAPYNKGVALIGNFSNWEEIPMEKGKDGFFRTKVELKDGTYHYKFRVQSKSWFFEPDQWVDIVDPYATDIDDATQNGVIRIKDGEKIVDTYVWKHDDKPLPPDNALVIYEVHVADFSGGEPDRYVRGKYKHVIEKLDYLCELGINAIELMPVKEYPGDYSWGYNPRYFFATESSYGTTAELKALIDECHARGIRVFMDGIYNHSEASSPLTQIDHDYWYHHEPRDPDNNWGPEFNYEHYDENYQCYPARWFIGDVVRFWIQEYHIDGVRYDAARQIANYDFMHWITQEAKKTAGAKPFINIAEHIPETTSITNIDGPMDSCWHDSFRACIVEHICGDTFDLERLKDALDCKRQGFMGATNVVNYLTNHDHNHVLAELADREIFDEAAFKRRKLGAVLVMTAVGIPLLWMGEEFGEYKYKTIEPAKIDWGLLGNESNQNLFNYMKGLIHLRKNNHALYTENIDFFYENADDKVLAFCRWNDEGSRVVVVANFSDNFLADYQIPNFPATGTWHEWSYDYDVEVGDNGLVTDLGEYEAKVFVWH
- a CDS encoding glycosyltransferase family 39 protein, with amino-acid sequence METEIKTTQMFYGLPNIIKLLIVLSLVLGLFFRFYALDKKVYSNDETFSTLLIFNHDLSEILKQSFDGPVIGIEDLQKYQQINTQKTLYESLKQMLSKPYVFPPAYPMLTRLWTELWTQFFNNPMAIQRSFSALISTFALFFIYWLCQELFQNNMVAWITVSLVAVSPFHIQYAQVVRPYSLLTAVTLLSSTCLLKAIRLNSKLSWMIYMLTVFLGLYSNLLFGFVIIAHSAYVLIIKNFNLKDPIIIYYLITLFGGVLSFIPWFLMFILAPSNLFAYSVEQVVHSLPLPSLIVIWIRNIVGIFFDVYDPWIEFTKAFKILGILSPLIFLIVSFSIYLIFRKTTKEVWLFIFTLVGFTGVIFIITDLMFGGSVSTRIRYLTPSVLGIEIAVAYLIYSQLIANSYLQRKLGKVLFLVLMLSGIISCGVISQAESWSAFGSPSYPIIARTINQSTRPLVIADNLGRALTLSYLLDSKVSFQLLRQPKTVKIDDNYSDVFLLETSENLNRRFEKEENYQRKVISKFSRNSPKISNVWRLEKDQKLLELKI